CGGCACGCGGTTCTTTTCACGATTCAGCCACGCGAGTTGCTCCGCATGACGGCGGAAGAGGTGAAATCCTACTTCTCGAGCCGAACCTCGATTTTCACCGACATTCCGGCCGGCAGCCTGCTGTTCGGGCCCGAATATGCGCCCCGACTGGGAAACCCCGTGCATGTCATCCGCGATGGGGAGTCGTTCCGGATTCCCGAAGAATACAAACCGAGGATTGGGGACACCCTGGTCATCCCTTCCATGCGGCCGAGCCCCTGCCTGAAAGAGCTGAGATTCGTCAACAGACCCGGCGGGCTCGTCTTCGCCGCTTACTCGGACGGCTCGGCGAGGTGCGTCGGCTCCGTCGCGAAGTCCGCGGGGGCAACGGGGCGGTTCGGCGGTTCGCAGTATGCCGGGCGAGGCGAAGTCCGTGCCAATCACCCCGGCGTGCTGTGCGTCTCAACGTCGAAACGCGGCGATGTCGGCGGGTTCCAGATCATTCCCGCGGTTCACGCCGGAGGTCCGGGTCTGAAATATGTATGGGGAAATATATCGGCATGGATGGTGGTGAAGCCGCTCCTGCCGGGCCGGCCCCCGCTGGAAGGGCGCCCGCCGCTGTTCGGTGGACATATCCGACCGGGGACGGGCCGCTGCCTGGTCCGCATCGGCGACGGGCGGTGGGAACCGGCGCCCGAGCGTGTTGGCCTCGTGCGCGACGGGTTGGGGAACGTCACCGAGATCCGCCTGCTCTTCGGGAACGGGACCGACTGACGGTTGTTGCGCGGCGGGGAAATGCCGGCCTCCCATCCGGGGTTGACAATGGCCATGCAACTTGTGCATGGAAGATATGTATATTGTTCGTAAACAACGCGGCTGCGCCCCTCCTGTGAACGGCTTCGTCCCGCCGGTGCGCGACTTTGATCGCATGGCACGAGCCTTGCATCTCGAATAGGAAGGAAGATTCGGTTTGCCAGGAGGTTCCCATGTATACCGAACGTATCATTCGCATCGTGGCCGGCACGATCGTGCTGGCGAGCGTTGCCCTGTCGCACTACGTCAGTCCGTGGTGGTCGCTGCTGACGATCTTCGTCGGAGCCAACCTCTTCCAGTCGGGCTTCTCCCGGTGGTGCCTGCTCGAAGATATCCTGACCTCGTTCGGCGTCCGTTCCTGTTGCGCCGAGGCCGACCGCCGGTCGGCAACCGCCGCCCGTTGACGGCTGATAAATAGGAGGATCTATGTTATCCATGCCCGTTATCGCTCGAGTTGCGGGGCCGGTCATCGGCGGTGCGCTCGGCTTCGCGTATCACAAGGTGGTCGGCTGCGCGGGCGGAACGTGCCCGATCGTCGCCAGTCCGTATCTGAGCGTCTTGTACGGCGCCCTGATCGGCTTTCTGGTTCAGTCGGGCCGGTGACTTCCTGACGGGAGTCCTGCGACCTGATACCGCTGCAGTCTCATCTGGAGGCCTCGCAGCGAGATGCCCAGCGCGCGGGCCGTATGCGTCTTGTTCCGGTTGCATCGCTCGAAAACGGCCAGGATGTGCTCGCGGATCACATCTTCCAGTTTCGTGATTCCGTCCGTTCCGCCCGAGGTCGTGCCGTGCAGCGCCTCGTGATGCCGGCCCCGGTCGAACGGCGCTTCCCCGCGACGAACCCGCTGCGGGAGAGCGTCTGCCGTCACCGTTGCGCCTTCGGCCATGGCTACGGCGAACTGGACGACGTTTTCGAGTTCGCGGATGTTGCCCGGCCAGGGATACCTTTTCAGAATGCGCAGAGCTGCCGGCGTCCAGCGGAGATCCGTCCGTCCGGCCTCTGCTGCCATGCGGCGGAGAAACGCCTCGGCCAGCGGGGTGATGTCTTCCGTCCGGTCGCGCAGGGCCGGCAGGGTAATCGTGAAGAGGTTGATCCGGAAGTAGAGGTCCTCGCGGAACGCCCCTGATTCGACAAAGCGCTCGAGCGGCCGGTTTGTCGCTGCCACCACCCGGACATCCACGGAATGTGGTTCCCGGGCGCCCACGGGCTGGATTTCGCCGCTCTGCAGGACTCGCAACAGCTTGACCTGCTGCATGAGCGGCAGATCGCCGATTTCGTCGAGAAACAGGGTGCCGCCGTCGGCCTGGTCGAAATACCCCGCGTGGTCGGCCAGAGCGCCCGTGAAGCTGCCTTTCCTGTGGCCGAACAGGGCGCTTTCGAACAATTCCTGGGGGATGGCGCCGGAATTGACCGCGACGAACGGACGCCGGGCGCGCGGACTGCGCATGTGGATCGCGCGGGCGACGACTTCCTTGCCCGTGCCCGATTCGCCTCGCAGCAACACCGGACCCCGATGAGGCGCGACTTTGTCGACGACCTGGCAGATCGACTTGACCTTGTCGGAGTCGCCGAAGAGGCAGTGGCCGGTCGCGGTGAGAGCCGGAGGTGCGGACGTCGTCCGGGAATGTTCGCGTGCCATGGCAACAGGGTAGCATGCATTCACGGATTATTCCATGCAAAATATGCATGGCGATTGTGTGAGCCACCTCATTCGCATTGTCCGGTTGCGTCTGGCCATGACCGGGTTTCTGTGGCCAGGGTTTCCTGGAACTTTCTTCGAAATTCCAGAACTTCCAGCCATCTTTTGCATCGCTCGCGGACTTCCTGCTGTTTGGCCGGAGGGAGTTTGGAGGCCGCTTCATCGCATTCCGCGGAAAACGTGTGGATCTGACGGACGGCAAGGATGAGCCAGAAATACGCCTCCGCAAAGTCCTGGGGAACGCCCTTCCCACGCAGATACATGGCGGCGAGATTGACTTTCGCCTTCGCGTTTCCCTGCTCGGCCAGGTCGCGGAGAATGGTGACATACGTGGCGATTTCGCCGCGTTTTCGCGCCGCATCGGCATCGTCCCAGGCATCCCCAAAACTGGGGACGCTCAAGGATGCGACCCAGAACATCACCACAAGGAGCCTCTTCATCCGGTACCCCTCATTTCTCTTTCTATAATACCTCATCGCCCCTGCGTGTTGCCAACAAACTGCGACTGCCGCGGGAACGGCCCGCTTCCGCGGTCGGCATGATCCTGCGGGGAAAGGGTCTGCACGATGAAAACCCCGCCCGGACGAAGACGTTCGGGCGGGGTCGGTCGGAGTGGAAACGGTGAGATCATTCGAAGCGGGGCAGCTTCTCCCAATTGGAAGTGTCGGGACTGTTGATGTCCTCGAACCCGTACTTGTCGCCGTCCTTGGTCAGAACGATGACGAACGTCTCGGCGCCTTCGGTACGCAGAAAGGCCAGCACGGTGCCCTTGGCCATGAAAGGCGGAGCGCTGCGCAACTCGCCGACCTCGGTCACGTCGCCGATGTCGCGGCGCAGTTCCTCGAGAGCCTTCGGCAGGTCGGCGGGCTTGATCTTCTTCTTGTTGGCGTCGTTGCACACCGACAGCAACTCCTCGCCGTCGCCGCGTCCGATGGCGCGTAGTACCTTCTCGGCGACCGCGCGCGGATTCTTGCGATCAACGACTGCCCGGGCGGCGGCGGGGGAAAGGATGTCGGGTTCCGATGGCGGGGCCGGGGCGGGAGTCTGGGTGGCGAAGACGATCGATTTGATCTGCGTGGGATCGAGCATCAGTTCCTCGGTCTTGCCAGTGTCGGGGTTCTCCCCGACGCAGTCGAGGGTGGCCGATGTGTAATGGGTCTTGATGCTGGGAAACTTCAGGTCGTAGGTCTTGCCGTCGCGGGCGACGACGTGGTAGACGCCACCTTTGGCCTCGATCTTCGCCACGTTCTTGAACAACAGCTTGACCTTGCCGGTCGCGGCGTTACCCTCGATGTACCCTTCCGAACTGATGCCCGATATCTTCAGTTCGCGGTCCGTCGGTTCACGGGTCTGGGTCTTGTCCAGGACGATCGTGGCGGGGATGGGATCCACCGTTCCGTAAAACGCCGCCACCAGCGCGGGCCAAGCCAGGAAGATGACCAGCGCGCCCCACCACGGAAATCTTGTTCGATCGCTCATGTAGGTGTCTCCTCGAAATTCGATGTGGTATGGCGATTTACCACGACGGGAGTCCCCAGGGGAGGTCGTCCCGGAGGGCCGAATTCATCTCGCCGTGTATCTCGCCCGTCACCGGTCACCGCCGAAAGGTGTCCCGGTGCTTCTGCGGGTTTCCGAAAAAGGTTGAACGCCGGACCTGGCCACTATTTCGGCAGGTTGGACGTGCGCATCCGGGAGCACTTGTTGAAAGCGGCGCGGGCGAAGGGAGGGGCTTTGGCCACGCCGGGCCGCTCTTCGGTCAGGAAGGAGACGTTCCAGACGCGGGTGATGCCCTGGGCCGCCTCTGCGTCGCGCTGGACGGCGACCATGAAGGTGAGGGCCCAGACGACCGGTTCCCCGAGCAGGTTCCGTTTGTAGCAATACCAATTCTTGTCGACCACCGCTGCCCGGATGGCTTTTTCGCCGGGTTGACAGGTGGAATTGAAGTAATCGAGGGCTGCCTGGGCGAGCTGGTCGGGTTGTCCTGGCCCGCCAAACCCCTTTTCATGCGAGGGGAAGACGAACTCGTTCATCTCCTTCTCTGCCTTGGCGGCGGTGGCTTTTTCGATTTCGTCAACCTTGCCCAGCCAGGTTCGGGCTTCCTGGTTGCCCGGATCGAAGACGACCGCCATTTCCAGGAGCTTTCGGTTGCGGGCGAACACCGCCGGCCGGGCCGCCTCGGCCATATCGGCGACCATGCCGAGTTCGACTGCGGCCTGCTCCACCATGCCGGTGGCGGCGTCGCGGCTTCCCGTCTCGACGCTGGCCAGTCCCCGCTCGAGGCTCTGCAGGATGGCCTCGACCGACCGGTTGCCCTCGAACGGGGCGTCATCGCCGGCGATCCGGGTCCAGGCCTCATTGATCTCATTAGTGGTCTTGCCGTGTTCCTGGGCTTTGGCCAGCATGTTCTGCACGGCGACGAGATCCTTCTCGAGGAAAGCCTTCAGTTTCCCTAAGACCTGCTCATACTCTTCGGGACCCGTAAACTGGCCTGAGCTCATCTGGTCGAACAGTTCCTGGTTCCGGTCCAGGATGTCCCCCATCTCCTTCCAGCTGCGGACGATCTCCGCCTTGTCCGTCACCTTGGCCCACAATGGAGAACCGGAAAACAGGGGGAAGAGGATTCCAACGATCAATGTGATGAATGCGGCAAATCGGGCGAAATTCACGGGACCAGCCTCCTTGAGCGTTTTGGATGATCCGTCATCGTGACAGGCTATCACGCCTCGGGTTTTCCAGTCTCGGGGACCGACGGCCGAAATCCAGTTACCGATATTGGGCGGAAAGCATCATTCACGAAGCAGATGCTCAAACTGTTCCAGAAATCGGGCCACATGCAGTCCGTCCGCAAGGCCGTGATGCACCTGGATGGAAACGGGAAGCATTTGCTTATTCCCTTGCCGATGGACTTTTCCGAACGTGATTCGCGGAATGGAATCCTCCGAGCGAAGCGACTTCGAATAGGTGAGTCCCGTGAAATGGTGCCAGGGAATGCTCGAATAAAAGATCTGGTCGGCCCGTTCGTTCTGGTCGATGCACATGCCTGACCGCGCCCGGGTTTGCTCGATGCTCTTGACCGCCTCACGCGCGAACGTGGCGAAGTCATCGAAAAACTCGATGAAGCAGCAGCCGAACGTCTCGTCAGGCCGAAGCACCGTCGCCGACCCGTGAATGCGGTCGAAACAGGCGACCCGGCCGTCGACGATGCGCAGTCTCAGCTCCTCGACCCGGTTCGCCGCAATGAGAGACTTGTGGAGATACCGCAGAAAAAAGGATTCCCCGGCCTGTTTCGCGGCCCGCCATGTGACTGCGCAGTCGAGCGCCGTCGACAAACTCCAATACGGGTCATCCAGACTGCAAAAATGCCGGAAATGCTCTTTCCGCTTCCAGGTTTCGATGTCGATATGCTGCATTGGCATCCCTCTCCGAAATTCGTACGACAACTGTATCACGGATGTGGCTGACCGGCCGACCGGAATGTTGTATGTATGCTAATATATATTTAGCATTTTCATAATCGCCCGCTCGATTACTGCTCGTCTCACAGGTAACACGACAATCACCCGCATACTCGATACCGTTCGTGCTGAGCTTGTCGAAGCACGAACAGCCACTTGCAGATGATTCCTCATTTCGCCCTTCGACAGGCTCAGGGCGAACGGGTGGCTTTCATTCTGCAGGAATCAATAACATATGAGACGAGTAGTATTTTCTGGGCCGGGTGAATGGAACAGGATACAATGGCATCGGGAAGGCACGTTCATGATTCTGCTGAAAGACCATACGATCGAAGAGCTTCACGCGCACCTCGCTTCGGCGGGGGTTTCCCTCGTCATGGCGAAAAAACTCCAGGCCGCGGCCATCCGTGAGGACAGGTGGCTTCCCGAGGGGCCGGGGCTTTCCCCGCGGGTGCTGGCCCGCGTCAGGACCATCGCGGAGATTCCCCGGCTGACGCTCCTGGAAAAGGTCGTCTCGCCCGTCGACGGCTTCGCCCGCTATGTGTTTCGCGGTGACGGGCCGGATCCGTTCGAAGCCGTCCGCATTCCCCTCGCGAGCCAGTCCGGCGAGACGTTCTACGCCGTCTGCGTCAGCTCCCAGGTCGGCTGCGCCATGGGCTGCGCCTTCTGCTTCACCGGCCGCATGGGCTTCAGGCGCAACCTGTCGACCTGGGAAATCATCGACCAGATTATACGCATCAAAATAGATTCACCCCATCCTCTTCGAAGC
Above is a genomic segment from Candidatus Ozemobacteraceae bacterium containing:
- a CDS encoding DUF6132 family protein, which codes for MPVIARVAGPVIGGALGFAYHKVVGCAGGTCPIVASPYLSVLYGALIGFLVQSGR
- a CDS encoding sigma-54 dependent transcriptional regulator codes for the protein MAREHSRTTSAPPALTATGHCLFGDSDKVKSICQVVDKVAPHRGPVLLRGESGTGKEVVARAIHMRSPRARRPFVAVNSGAIPQELFESALFGHRKGSFTGALADHAGYFDQADGGTLFLDEIGDLPLMQQVKLLRVLQSGEIQPVGAREPHSVDVRVVAATNRPLERFVESGAFREDLYFRINLFTITLPALRDRTEDITPLAEAFLRRMAAEAGRTDLRWTPAALRILKRYPWPGNIRELENVVQFAVAMAEGATVTADALPQRVRRGEAPFDRGRHHEALHGTTSGGTDGITKLEDVIREHILAVFERCNRNKTHTARALGISLRGLQMRLQRYQVAGLPSGSHRPD
- a CDS encoding chloramphenicol acetyltransferase, whose amino-acid sequence is MQHIDIETWKRKEHFRHFCSLDDPYWSLSTALDCAVTWRAAKQAGESFFLRYLHKSLIAANRVEELRLRIVDGRVACFDRIHGSATVLRPDETFGCCFIEFFDDFATFAREAVKSIEQTRARSGMCIDQNERADQIFYSSIPWHHFTGLTYSKSLRSEDSIPRITFGKVHRQGNKQMLPVSIQVHHGLADGLHVARFLEQFEHLLRE
- a CDS encoding DUF2892 domain-containing protein — its product is MYTERIIRIVAGTIVLASVALSHYVSPWWSLLTIFVGANLFQSGFSRWCLLEDILTSFGVRSCCAEADRRSATAAR